From the Trifolium pratense cultivar HEN17-A07 linkage group LG4, ARS_RC_1.1, whole genome shotgun sequence genome, the window AAACCATAAAACAACAGGCAAAAACAACAAGAGAAATCTGAGAACCAGACAAGCATTCACATCCACCAAAGAAGGAGAAACTCGAAGGAGACACTCCGAGGAAGATAAGGAAACAACCAACCAAAACAAATGGACGCCATGAGATGAGCCAACATAGCCTCCTTCACAAAACCCCTAATAGAGCCAACATAACCGGTTAAGGATTGATTTCTCAATTActgaatattttctttaatacaCATTAATTTACTATTGATATTTCATACTTAAAAGGTTCGATTATCTCTAAAAACCATATCAATTgaaatatttcaaaagttaTATTTGTGGCTTACTCAGAGCAAAATTTTACTCGTAAATAGAGACTCGCCtgctttttcaaaacaaaatttgacTTTGGTGCCCTTCCAAGACGCGAAGACGATGGCAAAGGCCAGAACGAATCTAGGCCATGTTCCCACATACTTgaattttactatttttgttAAATTCTAATAAAATGGTATATTTGTTCATGAcattttattattgaattaattttctttataaGAATAGTTATGATTCACATTTGATCATATTTGAGAGTTTCATATCACAGTCaaacaattaataatttttaggtAAGGTTGATTTGTTTGGATAGTATTTGAGTTCGAATTATACATaactgaaataatttttaattaaattttacttacctTTCAATCGAACTCTAAATTAACATAATCATTTGTCGCTGAATCAGACGATTAAAGATAAGTATATAACCATGCAACAATGTTAAAACTCTTAAGGAGAATTTTCCGTCTATTTAAGTCTTACAAGACTCAAGTGATTTATCTCTATAACTGTGCGCGGAGGATATACgtacaaataaagaaaaaggagagagaggaaaaaaagtttctAGGTTTTATTGAATTGTTTaatactacttaagtagcaagtAGCATTGATCTCTCTCACTCATCCTTACTACTCAACAATCAAGAGGATCAGATCCATAGGAAGTGTTTTATCTGTCTATCAAACCACACACCAAAAACACTGATCAGTCAATCCCATCAATCAAATCATAAAATCAAGAATTCAGAAAAGGAGAAAGTGAAGAatcaacaaaaagaagaaaaaaaacatgtcctcttcatcatcaacttcCTTTTCACCGGACcagcaacaacagcaacaactCTCTCCTTCCGACCAACTCTGTTATGTTCATTGCAATTTTTGTGACACTGTTCTCGCGGTATTATCTTATCTCTCACTCTTTCTCTTTataaacatgtttttttatgACCCTTTTAATTCATAAGTTTGTTgctatatgtatttttttttttaggtgagTGTTCCTTCTTCAAGTTTGTTCAAGACCGTGACAGTGAGATGTGGTCATTGCACTAATCTTCTCTCAGTTAACATGCGTGCTTTGCTCCTTCCTGCTCCTAATCAGCTTCACCTTGGACATAACTTCTTCAATCCTCAAAATTTTATGGTATGTGTATATGCGTGCGCGCGTGTTAAGTAGATTATAGTAGTTTAGTTATATTAGTTTTCAGAGTTTTTTGAACCTCTGACCGTTTAGTTATATAAGTTGTCAGAGTTTGAACCTCAGACAGTCGTGTTTCTCACCGACTGAGTGATATATCTAGATatcaatatatataaacatatataatattttttgtaatgATTTGTTTGGATTCTTAAATTCAACACATATATCTTATGATATACTTGAACTAattcttttgattttgaaaaaaaagaggTGAATTCTTATATTAAAATATCtaggtttttttttggtagtttTTGCTATggcttttgttttttaatttggtaATTAGGGATATACTATATTTTGAGATTGAATTGGAATTGAAAGCATTTGTTGATTATGAAATGAAAAATGAGGTTTAATTGATTGATTGTTCGATTAGGAGGAGATTCGAAATGCGCCTTCGACAAACATGATGATGAATCAGCTTCCAAATCCAAATGATTTGATGATGAGTGGCATGAGAGGAGTGCATCATGAAGAAATCCCTAAACCTCCAGCTGCAAACAGACGTGAGAACTTATATATCTTTCTTAACTTCTTCAATTGTTGAATAATTCTCATCATTTTTTCAAAGATTAattctgttttaatttttgtaattaCAATAACTTAAATTAtacttctccattttttttctttatttttaaacattttttataaaaaaatttaaatgattcTTTTGATATCTACCACACACACTATGGAAAAGTAAAGGACAACCCACCTGAAACCCTTGTGTACATTTACACATCTTTTAATTTCATAGTTGTGTTTTTCAACCAATTAATGAAGAAAAGCAaaaaagagaaggaaaaaagagGTTCCATCCCTATCAAAACTCAATTGTAAAAAGATGAAATAGTGTTTTATGTTTCTTGATGTACTGCAATTGGAAAAGAAAGAACAATCTTTAGCACATTTATATCATCATTGCTTTTTTCTTCTTACATCaactaattttaatttcttaagaTAACTCaagattaaattatttttaaattggaGAAACCCTAATTACTACTCCGTCTGaatttaaatataagaaaaaaaacaactttataGGTTTATTGAATAAAACATATATCTGGATTATAAAATGACCTAGTTACATGTTTTATTCGAAGAACTTAGAAAACTGTtttctttttgcttatattcaaaTCAAGAATAATAACATTTTGtcaatcatattattatttttattttttggagaAACCCTATTCCAAATCTAGAAAAATGAAGTTcagttttttcttcttaaaagaATCTTtccaaagaaaaataaataaaaaattcaaatttttttagattattttttttaccctaTGTGTCTATGCATGTCTCCTTACATGCAAACATTGAGTGAGACAGAATTCTCCCCCCGGAAAAATAGTGCTGAATCCATTGGGAGAGTGAttgttaaagaaaaaattataatgatgAGGTAATGATATGAAATATAGTAGAGAGAGAAttgaaaaagagagagaaataagagagtTCTCATTAGGCAATGTTTATTTAATGTTCTCTGTCCGTTTGCCTGAGCAATGTCCGTGTGTTTGCTTGTCCAGCTCCGGAGAAGAGACAGAGAGTTCCATCTGCTTACAACCGCTTCATCAAGTAAGTTTAATAACAATTCATTTTTAAGTACTTATTTATAGCAGTATTTCATACTTTGCTATAACTCACAAAATTAGATAACTTGTATAGTAGTATAGTACTACTAGTAAGTTGTAACCAAAATAGGTAACCCtaatcattttttgtttgtatatCAATTTTCCACAAAAATTGGAAATGAAAATATGTTGGATTTTAAGTATAAGTAGTTAAGTTGATATCGAccataaataaaaagaatgtaGAATTTATAATAGAGGTCGCCCATTAATCTAAGAccttaagattttttttttgtttttttccggcttttcaccaccagttgaatctggttcgggggtcagttctgacatcaagtggttccagccccctcccgatcgcagttgtgggggatcgaaccgcggtcctccctaccaagttcagcaccaatcaccactgaaccaactaacgattggttaagACCTTAAGATTTTAGTGGAGATGTAACGTCTTCATTTTGTATGATCCTAAAACATTTAATCTAAAGTTTCTTCTGAACTCCCTCAAACTCcgacaaaatattagaaatgtCTAAATTTATATGgataattgatttaatttttgtGGTGAATTGTgcttgttattttttatttattttttatttttgttgttatttggaTGATGACATTGACAAAATATTCATTGAAATTTTAGAGATGAGATCCAACGTATCAAAGCTGGGAATCCTGATATAAGCCACAGAGAGGCTTTTAGTGCAGCTGCAAAGAATGTAAGATCCAATGAAATTCTAAATCTTACTCTCTTAAGAACTTTTTCCCATTTTagattattttcattttttactaactatatcaatattttcattattaaaattttccattttttatggtttcatTTTGTTTTAATCAACTAGTATACAAtttctagtaaaaaaaaaaaagctatagTAT encodes:
- the LOC123920259 gene encoding axial regulator YABBY 1; amino-acid sequence: MSSSSSTSFSPDQQQQQQLSPSDQLCYVHCNFCDTVLAVSVPSSSLFKTVTVRCGHCTNLLSVNMRALLLPAPNQLHLGHNFFNPQNFMEEIRNAPSTNMMMNQLPNPNDLMMSGMRGVHHEEIPKPPAANRPPEKRQRVPSAYNRFIKDEIQRIKAGNPDISHREAFSAAAKNWAHFPHIHFGLMPDHQPVKKANVRQDSEDVLMKDGFFTQANVGVSPY